Proteins found in one Amycolatopsis aidingensis genomic segment:
- a CDS encoding amidohydrolase produces the protein MQSAITGGYVVPVDGHPIEGGTVLIEDGRILAVGTEAEVDVPEDAKFIDASGCWVLPGFIDAHAHLGVHEDGEGWSGDDTNEMTDPNGARFRAIDGIDPNDVGFDDALAGGVTSVVIKPGSGNPIGGQTVGVKTWGRTALDMVFAEAVSVKSALGENPKRVYGNKDKTPSTRLGVAAIIREAFTKARNYAAQREHALAEGKPFDTDLTMEALARVLDGELAWDQHTHRADDIVTAIRLAEEFGYRLVVNHGTEGHLIADLLAERNVPVILGPLMTSRVKVEVRNRSLRSAGILARAGVRLAITTDHPVIPINFLVYQAALAVKDGLDADTALRALTVNPATILGLDDRIGALKPGLDADIAIWSGDPLDIMNRAMRVFVGGREVYRFNESTGEGEVTSRAYQES, from the coding sequence ATGCAGAGCGCGATCACTGGCGGGTACGTGGTGCCGGTCGATGGGCACCCCATCGAGGGCGGCACGGTGCTGATCGAGGACGGCCGGATCCTGGCCGTGGGCACCGAGGCCGAGGTGGACGTTCCCGAGGACGCGAAGTTCATCGACGCGTCCGGCTGCTGGGTGCTGCCAGGGTTCATCGACGCGCACGCGCATCTCGGCGTGCACGAGGACGGTGAGGGCTGGTCCGGCGACGACACCAACGAGATGACCGATCCCAACGGCGCCCGGTTCCGGGCGATCGACGGGATCGACCCGAACGACGTCGGCTTCGACGACGCGCTGGCGGGTGGGGTCACCAGCGTGGTGATCAAGCCCGGCTCGGGCAACCCGATCGGCGGGCAGACGGTCGGCGTGAAGACCTGGGGGCGCACCGCGCTGGACATGGTCTTCGCCGAGGCGGTGAGCGTGAAGAGCGCGCTGGGGGAGAACCCGAAGCGGGTCTACGGCAACAAGGACAAGACCCCCTCCACCCGGCTCGGGGTGGCCGCGATCATCCGGGAGGCCTTCACCAAGGCGCGCAACTACGCGGCGCAGCGCGAGCACGCCCTGGCCGAGGGCAAACCCTTCGACACCGACCTGACCATGGAAGCGCTGGCCAGGGTGCTGGACGGGGAACTGGCATGGGACCAGCACACCCATCGCGCCGACGACATCGTCACCGCCATCCGGCTGGCCGAGGAGTTCGGCTACCGGCTGGTGGTCAACCACGGCACCGAGGGCCACCTGATCGCCGACCTGCTCGCCGAGCGGAACGTTCCGGTGATCCTGGGACCGCTGATGACCTCGCGGGTGAAGGTGGAGGTACGCAACCGCAGCCTGCGCTCGGCCGGCATCCTCGCCCGCGCCGGGGTGCGGCTGGCGATCACCACCGACCATCCGGTCATCCCGATCAACTTCCTGGTCTACCAGGCGGCGCTGGCGGTCAAGGACGGGCTGGACGCGGATACCGCGCTGCGCGCGCTCACCGTCAACCCGGCGACGATCCTCGGCCTTGACGACCGGATCGGCGCGCTGAAGCCCGGCCTGGACGCCGATATCGCCATCTGGTCCGGGGACCCGCTGGACATCATGAACCGGGCCATGCGGGTCTTCGTCGGTGGCCGCGAGGTCTACCGCTTCAACGAGTCCACCGGCGAAGGCGAGGTCACCTCCCGCGCCTACCAGGAGTCCTGA
- a CDS encoding carbohydrate kinase family protein — protein MIVVGGEALVDLVPGESTVDGSAPELRPLWPRLGGGPYNVALAAGRLGAATSFVSRISLDRFGAALLRRLQASGVDTTLVQRGQEPTTLAVVALDEQGSAHYTFYTEATADRLFADPGALPGEVSALSLGTLGMVLEPGASAYESMLRREAARGVLTALDPNIRADLIADPAAYRARFASWLPDVRLLKLSVEDAAWLAAGTDPLTAAKSWLDSGVGAVVLTRGAEGLSVITAAGELARVPTAPARLVDTIGAGDTVQGALLAWLHERGVTDPGGLGEPEWRAALEYAAGAAAITVSRSGAEPPTAAELADCR, from the coding sequence GTGATTGTGGTGGGTGGCGAGGCGCTGGTCGATCTTGTTCCCGGTGAATCCACTGTGGATGGTTCCGCTCCTGAGCTACGTCCATTGTGGCCCCGGCTGGGTGGCGGACCGTACAACGTGGCGCTCGCCGCGGGCAGGCTCGGTGCCGCGACCTCGTTCGTCTCCCGGATCTCGCTGGACCGGTTCGGCGCGGCGCTGCTGCGGCGGCTCCAGGCCTCCGGGGTGGACACGACGCTGGTGCAGCGCGGCCAGGAGCCGACCACCCTCGCCGTGGTGGCGCTGGACGAGCAGGGCTCGGCGCACTACACCTTCTACACCGAGGCCACCGCGGACCGGCTGTTCGCCGACCCCGGCGCCCTGCCAGGCGAGGTCTCGGCGCTGTCCCTCGGCACCCTCGGCATGGTGCTGGAGCCCGGGGCGAGCGCCTATGAGTCCATGCTGCGCCGGGAGGCCGCCCGGGGCGTGCTGACCGCGCTGGACCCGAACATCCGGGCCGACCTGATCGCCGATCCGGCGGCCTACCGCGCCCGGTTCGCCTCCTGGTTACCGGATGTGCGGCTGCTCAAGCTCTCGGTGGAGGACGCGGCCTGGCTCGCCGCAGGGACCGACCCGCTGACGGCCGCGAAGTCCTGGCTGGACTCCGGGGTCGGTGCGGTGGTGCTCACCCGGGGTGCCGAAGGGCTTTCGGTCATCACCGCGGCCGGCGAGCTGGCGCGGGTGCCGACCGCCCCCGCCCGGCTGGTCGATACCATCGGCGCAGGCGACACCGTGCAGGGTGCGCTGCTGGCCTGGCTGCATGAGCGGGGCGTCACCGACCCCGGCGGGCTCGGCGAGCCGGAGTGGCGTGCGGCACTGGAGTACGCGGCCGGTGCGGCGGCGATCACGGTCTCCCGTAGTGGGGCCGAGCCACCCACCGCCGCCGAGCTGGCGGATTGTCGCTAG
- a CDS encoding TetR/AcrR family transcriptional regulator — translation MPSRSPRARMQPTARQRTLLAELEELFLAEGFIHFTLEDLAGRMHCSKSTLYALAPSKEQLAVRVVGHFFKGATERIEQRVADLDDARKMIEVYLSGVSEELGRATETFLRDVADFAPARRTYQVNSEAAAVRIREFIARGVADGVFRDVHAGLIAEMAGLLVEAIQTGVVGSRAGVSDAEAFTALAELLLGGIQRSDVRR, via the coding sequence ATGCCGTCCAGGTCACCGCGGGCCCGCATGCAGCCGACCGCCCGCCAGCGGACACTGCTCGCGGAGCTCGAGGAGCTGTTCCTCGCCGAAGGGTTCATCCATTTCACGCTGGAGGACCTGGCAGGCCGGATGCACTGCTCGAAATCCACCCTGTATGCGCTGGCGCCGAGCAAGGAGCAGCTGGCCGTGCGGGTGGTCGGTCATTTCTTCAAGGGCGCGACCGAGCGGATCGAGCAGCGGGTGGCCGATCTCGACGACGCGCGCAAGATGATCGAGGTCTATCTCTCCGGGGTGTCCGAGGAACTGGGCCGGGCCACCGAGACCTTCCTGCGCGATGTGGCGGACTTCGCCCCCGCGCGCCGCACCTACCAGGTCAACTCCGAGGCCGCCGCCGTGCGGATCAGGGAGTTCATCGCCAGGGGTGTGGCGGACGGGGTGTTCCGGGACGTGCACGCCGGGTTGATCGCCGAGATGGCCGGGCTGCTGGTCGAGGCGATCCAGACCGGGGTGGTGGGCTCAAGGGCCGGGGTTTCCGATGCCGAGGCATTCACCGCGCTGGCCGAACTGCTGCTCGGCGGCATCCAGCGCTCAGATGTGCGTCGCTAG
- a CDS encoding acyl-CoA dehydrogenase family protein, with protein sequence MPADRLLPDTEAEDLLTLTRELAREELAPLAAEYEEAERFPREQFRLLGKSGLLGLPYSERWGGGELPYEVYLQVVEEIAAAWMSVGVGLSVHTMSCFALAHYGTDAQRDRWLPEMLDGGLLGAYALSEPQAGSDAAALTTRARREGAAYVVNGTKAWTTHGGQADFYTTMVRTGGQEDSGKGISCLLVDGGTAGLSAAPPERKMGLTGSPTTQLVFSDARVDADRLIGAEGEGLKIALASLSSGRLGIAACSVGLAQAALDEAVRYAKERTQFGQAIADFQGIEFLLADMAAAVDSARATYLDAARRRDRGLPFQRQASVAKLVATDAAMRVTTDAVQVLGGAGYTRDFPVERYMREAKVPQIFEGTNQIQRLVIARELKKS encoded by the coding sequence ATGCCGGCCGACCGCCTGCTGCCCGACACCGAGGCCGAGGACCTGCTCACGCTCACCCGCGAGCTGGCAAGGGAGGAGCTGGCCCCGCTGGCGGCCGAGTACGAGGAGGCGGAGCGCTTCCCGCGGGAGCAGTTCCGGCTGCTGGGCAAGTCCGGGCTGCTCGGCCTGCCGTACTCCGAGCGCTGGGGCGGCGGCGAGTTGCCATACGAGGTCTACCTGCAGGTTGTGGAGGAGATCGCGGCCGCGTGGATGTCGGTCGGGGTGGGGCTTTCGGTGCACACCATGTCCTGCTTCGCGCTGGCCCACTACGGCACCGACGCACAGCGCGACCGCTGGCTGCCGGAGATGCTGGACGGCGGGCTGCTCGGCGCCTACGCGCTGTCCGAGCCGCAGGCCGGTTCGGACGCCGCGGCGCTGACCACCAGGGCCCGCCGCGAGGGCGCGGCGTACGTGGTCAACGGCACCAAGGCGTGGACGACCCACGGCGGCCAGGCCGACTTCTACACCACGATGGTGCGCACCGGCGGCCAGGAGGACAGCGGAAAGGGCATCAGCTGCCTGCTGGTGGACGGCGGGACGGCCGGGCTGTCCGCCGCGCCACCCGAGCGCAAGATGGGCCTGACCGGCTCCCCCACCACCCAGCTGGTCTTCTCCGACGCGCGGGTGGACGCCGACCGGCTGATCGGGGCCGAGGGCGAGGGCCTGAAGATCGCGCTGGCCTCGCTCAGCTCGGGCAGGCTGGGGATCGCGGCCTGCTCGGTGGGCCTTGCCCAGGCGGCGCTGGACGAGGCGGTGCGCTACGCCAAGGAGCGCACCCAGTTCGGCCAGGCCATCGCCGATTTCCAGGGCATCGAGTTCCTGCTGGCCGATATGGCCGCCGCGGTGGACTCGGCACGGGCCACCTACCTGGACGCGGCCCGCCGCCGGGACCGCGGGTTGCCGTTCCAGCGACAGGCCTCGGTGGCCAAGCTGGTCGCCACCGACGCCGCCATGCGGGTGACCACCGATGCCGTGCAGGTGCTCGGCGGCGCGGGCTACACCAGGGACTTCCCGGTCGAGCGGTACATGCGCGAGGCGAAGGTGCCGCAGATCTTCGAGGGCACCAACCAGATCCAGCGCCTTGTCATCGCCCGCGAGCTGAAGAAGTCCTGA